A window of Ipomoea triloba cultivar NCNSP0323 chromosome 2, ASM357664v1 contains these coding sequences:
- the LOC116009816 gene encoding rac-like GTP-binding protein ARAC8, giving the protein MAASASRFIKCVTVGDGAVGKTCMLICYTSNKFPTDYIPTVFDNFSANVVAEGTTVNLGLWDTAGQEDYNRLRPLSYRGADVFVLAFSLVSRASYENILKKWIPELQHFAPGTPVVLVGTKLDLREDKHYLADHPGLVPVTTAQGEELRKQIGAAYYIECSSKTQQNVKAVFDAAIKVVIKPPQKQSEKKKPRRGCLVNVLCGRKLIH; this is encoded by the exons ATGGCTGCAAGTGCTTCAAGGTTCATCAAGTGTGTGACTGTTGGTGATGGGGCTGTTGGCAAGACTTGTATGCTTATTTGCTACACCAGTAACAAATTCCCCACT GACTATATTCCAACTGTATTTGATAACTTCAGTGCAAATGTGGTAGCTGAAGGAACTACAGTCAACCTAGGTCTTTGGGATACTGCTG GACAAGAAGATTACAACAGATTGAGGCCCTTGAGCTATCGAGGAGCAGACGTGTTTGTTCTAGCGTTTTCATTAGTCAGTCGTGCAAGCTATGAAAACATACTCAAAAAG TGGATCCCTGAACTTCAACATTTTGCTCCTGGTACTCCAGTGGTTCTGGTTGGCACAAAACTAG ATCTTCGTGAGGATAAGCATTACCTAGCGGATCATCCTGGATTAGTTCCCGTGACCACTGCACAG GGAGAGGAGCTCCGCAAACAAATTGGTGCTGCCTACTATATTGAATGCAGCTCTAAAACTCAACAG AATGTGAAAGCGGTTTTTGATGCTGCAATCAAGGTTGTTATCAAGCCACCGCAGAAACAAAGTGAGAAGAAGAAGCCACGTCGAGGATGTCTTGT AAATGTTCTGTGTGGTCGAAAGCTCATCCATTGA
- the LOC116006703 gene encoding 39S ribosomal protein L47, mitochondrial yields MLAARLFGRALLAAAKSESSGAAAASGTAVREAFQNPLEQFFEADRSVDDEKPVVYGRSWKASELRLKSWDDLNKLWYVLLKEKNMLMTQRQMLYAQNLRFPNPERISKVRKSMCRIKHVLTERAIDEPDPRRSAEMKRMINGL; encoded by the exons ATGCTTGCCGCTAGACTTTTCGGGAGGGCTCTCTTGGCTGCGGCGAAATCCGAGTCTTCAGGGGCAGCAGCTGCTTCTGGTACTGCAGTGAGGGAAGCATTTCAGAACCCTCTCGAGCAGTTCTTTGAGGCTGATAGAAGTGTAGATGATGAAAAGCCTGTTGTATATG GTCGGAGCTGGAAGGCATCTGAGCTGCGTCTCAAGTCTTGGGATGATCTTAACAAGCTATGGTATGTACTTCTCAAGGAGAAGAATATGTTGATGACTCAACGGCAGATGCTTTATGCTCAGAACTTGAGATTCCCAAATCCAGAACGTATTTCTAAG GTAAGGAAGTCTATGTGCCGAATCAAGCATGTGCTGACAGAGAGAGCAATTGATGAGCCAGATCCGAGGAGGTCTGCTGAGATGAAAAGAATGATAAATGGCCTATAA